A window of bacterium genomic DNA:
AATCAATCCTGCTCCAAATATCCACATCCATATCTTGCTCACCCTTTTCCCTTCTCTGGAAGAATTCCCTTTGTGAAATCCTCTAAACGAGAAAAAAGAGTTGATACAGTAGTAATTTGAAAATCCCCTAACTAATTCCCTCCCGTAATAGCAAATTATGTAACTCCTTACTATTTACTATTATCGGCAGAAAACCATTTTAAGATAATACTTCTTAATATAAAAAACCTGAAATATAGGCTTGAATTTACTCAAAATAAAATTAATGACTTCTAATTAAGGAGTGTCGAAATCAGCGTTTGAATAATCTTTGGTCACTATTAAAATATCAATATCAGAATCTTTATCTGCAGTTCCTCTTGCCTTTGACCCAAACAATTTTATGAAGGAGATATTATCTCCAAGAGATTTTTTAACATGGTTAACAAAAAGCTCTATAGCTAATAATTCCTTTTTATTCTTTATGCGGAGTCTTTTTTGTGGCAATTGATTTTTTCCTCCTTTGGCCGACCTGGTAGTGTCAAAAACTGTCGCGGCATCATTGTGCGATTATTTTTTTAAAAAGATATTCATTATTCATCAAACCATTATTATTCTTGAGATTCATCAATTCAAATCCTTTCTTCTTCATAAATTTAAAAATCTCACTCACCGAGGCATATTCATAAGGATACCCACCAAGCCAGTCTTTAATATCAATATGCCATGACATTCCTCTTAAAGAAATATGGTTTCTAATCTTCTTTATTGGGTTGTTAAAGGTCAATAAATAAGCTAAGATTAAAAAGCCCATAACACCAAAATCTATCAAATTTTGGACAAATGCTGGCAATTGTGAATATATTCTTTTCTCTATCTGCCAGAATTTGGATGGTCCAAATCTACCATCAGGATAGATTCCCACTCCATCTGCCTTGTTGTA
This region includes:
- a CDS encoding nucleotidyltransferase domain-containing protein, whose translation is MPQKRLRIKNKKELLAIELFVNHVKKSLGDNISFIKLFGSKARGTADKDSDIDILIVTKDYSNADFDTP